One region of Glycine max cultivar Williams 82 chromosome 9, Glycine_max_v4.0, whole genome shotgun sequence genomic DNA includes:
- the LOC100817259 gene encoding uncharacterized protein, translated as MLSQTHVLSSRPFSFNRFSMPTKMAVITSRAPFSVRVSTSTTSTPLAGDTIPALVMSEQQTPNLQSRVAAAPSIAVARNLGFRPTPELGLLSHLFVLSMAFGAFFSVAVFSIPTLIAFGRLGASVKKLSKVVSEEVPGTLHSLKLSSMELNDLTQQLSSLRHKIAGISKGKQDSSTARSRSFRKGNPAS; from the exons ATGTTGTCTCAAACGCATGTTCTGTCTTCGCGCCCTTTCAGCTTCAACAGATTTTCAATGCCCACAAAAATGGCCGTTATCACTTCACGTGCTCCGTTCTCCGTTCGTGTCAGTACCTCAACCACGTCGACGCCGCTCGCCGGCGACACAATTCCGGCGCTGGTAATGTCAGAACAGCAGACACCCAATTTGCAGTCGCGGGTCGCGGCAGCTCCGTCCATTGCGGTGGCCAGAAATCTAGGGTTCCGGCCCACCCCTGAATTGGGGCTTCTCTCTCACTTGTTCGTTCTCTCCATG GCTTTTGGGGCGTTTTTCTCAGTAGCAGTGTTTTCCATTCCAACCTTAATT GCTTTTGGAAGATTAGGAGCTTCAGTGAAGAAATTGTCAAAGGTTGTTTCAGAAGAGGTACCTGGAACTTTACATTCTCTGAAACTTTCTAGCATGGAGCTGAACGACTTGACCCAACAACTTAGTAGTCTCag GCATAAAATTGCGGGCATTTCTAAGGGAAAGCAGGACAGCAGCACTGCCAGATCAAGATCCTTTCGTAAGGGGAACCCAGCATCCTAG